A genomic window from Onychostoma macrolepis isolate SWU-2019 chromosome 22, ASM1243209v1, whole genome shotgun sequence includes:
- the LOC131530542 gene encoding CD276 antigen homolog, with translation MIIRWCFICVFAVLINKVCLQVTGFIGGSVVLPCSLTQHDLKPQDINVLWRDKDSETIYDLVEGEDSLESQDPRYKNRVQTFPKEYVRGNFSLKLKNLTHADAGEFTCFITHTSYSKHETVQLLINKSTVKPGNQSTEEEKHVPETQSGQMTILLICLCTLLPLIILTPIIMYFIFYWRKKSQAAL, from the exons ATGATAATCAG ATGGTGCTTCATCTGTGTATTTGCAGTGCTGATAAACAAAG TGTGTCTGCAGGTCACAGGTTTTATCGGTGGTTCTGTTGTCCTGCCGTGTTCTTTAACTCAACATGATCTTAAACCTCAAGACATTAATGTGCTTTGGAGAGACAAAGACAGTGAGACTATTTATGATTTAGTTGAAGGTGAAGATTCACTAGAGTCACAGGACCCACGGTATAAGAACAGAGTGCAAACTTTCCCAAAGGAGTATGTGAGAGGAAACTTCTCCCTCAAACTGAAAAATCTCACTCATGCTGATGCAGGAGAGTTCACCTGCttcatcacacacacatcttATTCTAAACATGAGACTGTACAGCTGCTCATTAACA AATCAACTGTAAAACCTGGAAACCAGTCTACTGAAGAAGAAAAGCATGTACCAGAAACGCAGTCAGGCCAGATGACAATATTATTAATCTGTCTTTGCACTCTTTTACCTTTAATAATTCTCACGCCTATAATaatgtatttcatattttactGGAGAAAAAAATCTCAAGCTGCCTTATAG